Proteins encoded in a region of the Watersipora subatra chromosome 5, tzWatSuba1.1, whole genome shotgun sequence genome:
- the LOC137396748 gene encoding uncharacterized protein, giving the protein MTKILGKVLSLDERVRRGTDHYIDDIVVQESVLGVEELRKHLAKYGLATKEPEGLDGGRLLGISLKGNAGGHLQMSRGTALSEIHLEPAGLTKRELFSFCGRLVGHYPVAGWLRPYCSFLKRLGCNGAWDAPVEKEVRSLASELYTRVCQEDPVRGPWHVRPDGSVVVWTDASSLGLGVAIEVDGSIVEDASWLRKESDHSHINVAELEAVGRGVNLAIAWGFKTFTLAVDSLTVVNWMSNTIDGRNRVRTKGAAEMLVKRRLGVIRDTITEYGLSVTMRLVPTVENKADRMTRVPKKWLGHRGMSGGEAESMAAAIFTGETLGDAVWAAHLPHHLGVERTLYLAQQVRSDLTREQVKRELAGCEACQRVDPAPRGENLVETGSLAVEGNWCRVAIDVTHYGGQVFLSMVDCGPSRFAIWRRLPSETAAHIVAQLRTIVIERGPCDELLMDNSMAFRSATVAQFADEWGISLRFRAAYAPSGNGIVERNHRTIKRIAERGRISPEEATFWYNVTPRKGTDGGSVPSNNLYRYSWRVPFDVNLRGLDEVSQGKFAVGDEVWVKPSTPSCTRQWAPGVITGVVSKHNVCVDGMPRHVRDVRKRRFGTDRSRENGIRELAEDGRPNLDRLRGSAAPPPPQLHPCEVAEVSEGDVEDGPQTAEDEVQNMDGEPQTAGVPSGDLDPDEPELQPLMLRRSQRERRRPQYLDDYEG; this is encoded by the coding sequence CTTTCGCTCGACGAGCGGGTCCGACGAGGGACTGACCACTATATCGACGATATAGTGGTGCAGGAGTCTGTGCTTGGCGTGGAGGAGCTGAGGAAGCACCTTGCTAAGTATGGACTGGCGACGAAAGAGCCGGAGGGCCTTGATGGCGGTCGGTTGTTGGGCATTTCTCTAAAGGGAAATGCTGGTGGACATTTGCAGATGTCGAGGGGAACTGCACTCTCCGAAATTCATCTTGAGCCAGCTGGGCTGACTAAGAGAGAGCTTTTCTCGTTTTGTGGCCGACTTGTCGGTCATTACCCAGTGGCTGGGTGGTTGCGGCCCTATTGCAGCTTCTTGAAGCGGCTGGGATGCAACGGAGCCTGGGATGCCCCTGTTGAAAAGGAGGTCCGCTCGCTAGCTAGTGAGCTTTACACAAGGGTATGCCAGGAGGACCCTGTTAGGGGTCCGTGGCACGTAAGACCGGACGGTTCGGTCGTTGTGTGGACAGATGCTAGCTCTCTGGGCCTCGGTGTGGCAATCGAGGTTGATGGCAGCATTGTTGAGGATGCGTCGTGGCTGAGGAAGGAGTCAGACCATTCACACATCAATGTTGCCGAATTGGAAGCTGTGGGACGAGGTGTTAACCTGGCTATTGCGTGGGGGTTCAAGACCTTCACCTTGGCGGTTGACTCTCTCACAGTTGTCAATTGGATGTCAAATACAATTGACGGGCGCAATCGTGTTCGCACGAAAGGTGCTGCAGAGATGCTGGTGAAGCGTCGGCTGGGGGTGATCCGTGATACGATCACCGAGTACGGCTTATCGGTCACTATGCGTCTTGTACCTACTGTGGAGAACAAGGCGGATAGGATGACGAGGGTGCCCAAGAAGTGGCTCGGGCATCGTGGGATGAGTGGAGGCGAGGCCGAGAGCATGGCTGCTGCCATCTTCACCGGCGAGACCCTCGGGGATGCTGTGTGGGCGGCTCATTTGCCTCACCATCTGGGTGTCGAGAGAACACTGTACCTTGCTCAGCAAGTACGCAGTGACTTGACACGGGAGCAGGTCAAACGCGAGCTGGCTGGCTGTGAGGCCTGTCAGCGCGTTGACCCGGCTCCGAGAGGTGAGAACCTCGTGGAAACAGGCAGCTTGGCTGTCGAGGGGAACTGGTGCCGGGTGGCCATAGACGTGACTCACTATGGCGGCCAGGTGTTCCTGTCCATGGTTGATTGCGGGCCGTCACGTTTCGCTATCTGGCGCCGCTTGCCAAGTGAGACGGCAGCGCACATCGTGGCTCAGTTACGCACGATCGTAATTGAGCGAGGGCCGTGTGACGAATTGTTAATGGACAATTCCATGGCGTTTAGGTCAGCAACTGTTGCACAGTTCGCTGACGAGTGGGGGATTTCTCTGAGATTTCGTGCCGCTTACGCCCCGAGTGGCAACGGAATCGTTGAGAGGAATCACCGGACAATCAAGAGGATTGCCGAGAGGGGAAGAATTAGCCCCGAGGAGGCGACGTTCTGGTATAATGTCACGCCTCGCAAGGGTACAGATGGGGGTTCGGTACCCTCGAATAATCTGTATCGATACTCATGGCGAGTGCCTTTTGACGTCAATCTACGTGGGTTAGATGAGGTCAGTCAGGGCAAGTTTGCTGTCGGCGATGAGGTGTGGGTGAAACCCTCGACTCCGTCGTGCACTAGGCAGTGGGCACCGGGAGTGATTACCGGAGTCGTTTCAAAGCACAACGTGTGCGTGGATGGCATGCCGAGGCATGTGAGGGATGTCCGCAAACGGCGGTTTGGCACTGACCGTAGTAGGGAAAACGGCATCCGTGAACTGGCCGAAGACGGCCGGCCTAATCTAGATAGATTACGCGGTTCTGCTGCTCCCCCACCGCCTCAGCTGCATCCCTGTGAGGTGGCTGAGGTCTCGGAGGGGGATGTGGAGGACGGTCCTCAGACTGCTGAGGATGAAGTTCAAAACATGGATGGTGAGCCTCAGACTGCTGGGGTTCCGTCCGGGGATTTAGATCCTGATGAACCTGAGCTTCAACCGTTAATGCTCAGGCGGTCGCAGCGAGAGCGACGGCGTCCCCAGTATTTGGATGACTATGAGGGATAG